Part of the Triticum urartu cultivar G1812 chromosome 2, Tu2.1, whole genome shotgun sequence genome, TGCAAGTCTTTTGATCACCGAGGCTTTGTTCATTGATGTCTTCCTCTCATACATAGACTCCAACTTCTGCCACATCTTATAAGCATTTGTGTCATTTGCAACATGGTGAAAAATATTGTGGTTGATGTACAACCGAATCATACCTATTGCCTTTCTGTGCAACACTCTCCATTCTTCTTCCGTGACACCTGTGGGTATCTTGTCTTTCACAATTGGCTCATACAAATCCTTGCAATAAAGGATGTCTTCCATCATGGGCTTCCATAATGAGTAATTGGAAGAATTAAGTTTTATCATGCCACTTGTAGTAGCGCTTTCTTTCAAAGCCATTGTGAGCAGCACTTCCAGCACCAATCAATCAACTTGAATTTGCAACCTTCTAAGcaaccaaggctctgataccactctGATGAGAATTAGCATACAAATGCACTTGTGGTTAACTAAAAACTGCAGCGGAAACAAGTAATCTCAGCACCACATCATGTACTAATTGAAGGATCGTTACTTAGCACGGAAGGAAACATATGCAACATCATATATGGAGGCAGAAAATGTTACTCAGCACGCAAGACACTCCTCAGCCTAGTGTCTTATGGTAGGAGTAAGTTTCTGGACAGCACCAAGCATCAACAAAGAGACACCGGATTTTTACGTGAAAAACCCCTCAACTTGAGGGGAAAAACCACGGGCCGAAACCACCCAAATCCTCTTCCACTATTATCAAATGTGGGATACAACAAGTTCTTCTCTAGACAACACTAGAGGATCTCATACATCAAGATTTCTGATTCTTGGATGAACACAACAAGATTTGGGGCTTAAGAACTAGGGATTGGAATAATCTCACCAAAGATGGTGGAACTGAGACTTGAAGGAGACAAGGTAGTGGATCTGGACCATCACAACCTTAGGGAGGAGCTCCCTTGCTTCTTCCTTCAattttcctcttcttcccttgCTTTCTTGGTTTTCTCTCTTCTTCTTTCTTGGAGGATGAACTGATTCTCGTCACACTTGGTGATGGCTGCTGGATGGAGGGTAAAGCATACCCATCCACACATGTGCAAAGTCCAAAATGACCCTAAGTCATAACCCTAATGGGTAGTGGGCTTATGCACCTCTTTGGGCTGCCTAAAAGATCTCAAATGGTCATCTCCTCACAGCCCACATGAGAAGAATATTCCAACAGCACATCTATTTTAAGAGAATCTAACAAAAAAAGATATTCTGAGTTTTTTTTGTTAAGTCCGCCGAGGTGTCACCATCGTGAGAGGTTACGACTATCTTCACCTACAGTATTATATCTCCTTCACATGCCATTCCACGTGCACCACGGGGATAATACTAGCAAGCAAAGCTTGGTGTGGCCTATAAATAATATGGGCCATCAGCCATGCCGTACGAGCGACCGTATGTGGACGCTGCTAGATTGCAGTTGTAGAAGGGGACCTGATTTACCCACTTCGCTGTGGCCTCTAAATGAGCCTGCAGGAGGTTGGCTAGCCGCTGCCTCCTCATAAACGAAGAGGCGCTGCCATTCTAGTCTAGCTTGAGGTGGCGACGGGCATGGCCATGCTGGCGGCGCTGGCGATCCTCGTCCTCGTGCCGTCCGCGCGAGGGCTCAACCGCGCTGAGTTCCCGCCGGGGTTCCTCTTCGGCGTCGCCACGTCTGCTTACCAGGTTGGTGGGTCTGAGAGCTTGGCTTCGGCCGGCGTCGTCTCTCTTCGCCGCTCTCCTCGGTCCCAAGGCACGGTTGCTGACGACGCAGTGTGATTTCTGCTTCCACTTGCAGATTGAGGGCGCGTACCTGGAGGACGGCAAGGGCCTCAGCAACTGGGATTTCTTCACCCACACACGCTGTCAGTCATCTTTTCGGTTTTCTGCTTCCATGTCCTTGCGTGatccgtgtgtgtgtgtgtgtgtgtttaggATTGTGTGATCCATGTTGCTTATAGGAGGATAAAGATGAAAACGAGTGGTTCCTTTCCATCTTGCTGTACGAAACAGGGACAGCGATAGCCGCATCCACACTGCTGTGGGCGTGGCCAAATTCGATAGCCATATAATGAGAACCAATCAGTGGTCGGACGATGGTGCCCGGCCCATAAGGCATTAAAATCATAGGTTTGACGATTTGCTGTCTTATTAATGCGGATTAGTGTTTTGGTGAGAGGTGATGTTTACATCGATAGCAGACGTCTGTGCTGACTTTGTCGATCTTGAAGCTCCACAGTTTTGATCCAATTTTCACTAGGCGTTGTGTGAATGTGTGTGTGGTGATGTAAGTGCGAGCGTGTGTGCGTGTATGCTCAAACGTCGTAACCAGTGTCTTAAAAAAATCGCCGTTTACTAATCAGTTAGCATCGTTGTTAAATTTCCTATTTATGTCCACTGTAGTCATCTGAAACATTAGTGCAACATGGGCCTGGTTGTGACACGAATTAAGTTTTTTGTAAAGAGAAAATAGCCATCGTTAAGTGATGCAGACTGCCATATATTATTTATACGAAAATGTTAACGCTCACACGTATGGGCGTTTGCACATCGCCCACACACCTCCAtcacactggtagaaaaagggcttatagtcccggttcgtaagggcctttagtcccggttcctgaaccgggactaaagtgtcggtactaatgccccgaccctttagtcccggttcaatccagaaccgggactgatgggcctccacgtgggcagtgcgcagagcccagtctggagaccctttggtcccgattggtggcaccaaccgggaccaataggcatccacgcgtcagcatttctgtggctggggtttttgttttttttgaaagggggggggggttgggggttttggggggttaatttaggtgtttcatatattgtgttagctagctataattaatagagagaagtgtcctctcttatgtccgtgcttggtcgacgctacgtactatacatacgtatagagaggactagacacgctggctagctagtaagcaaacaaaggaaacagaagatcgtcatgaacatatatgcatacagagagaagtgatattgaccacctctccttctccgagagattggtcgaacaacaagttctcgtatatctatctgacactaccggctacatatatacaataattatctcttacaaatataaccatacggactcagggtccacatagaattctccgtcttcagggatcacgtggtcaagaaagaatgccgccaattcctcttgaattgctcgcatgcgagctggtgctaggagttcatcccgcttccgaaacatctaatttgaagaagggggtcaatacatatatatatgaatgaatgaaactcaacacaaatgatggtaataaaataaaattgtgaatgttgttatttacgtacttcatattgttcgttagagtacccgccccactcacaggtcgtgtggcggatggactcgcggatgtagtatccacagaaatcattcccttgttcctgccacaaccactttacaagaaatagaggtcaatcaaactgataagcaagaatgctaaatgatattgatgaaactagcgcttgaatcactaggagatgcgcggaacatgctactatagtacttactttcgggtgtctaaattccagctccttcggcagtcccggaactgttttggtgaattttctccaaaccctgccggacaaagaaaacaattacttgatatcaggaaatgaacaaagttgctgatatggtggataatgatcgatttaacttacttctggagtatttgagtcatgtctgcatagtcctggggatcttttcgttgagtctaagacggttactagtccctgctcaagcttaatctctaggagaatatagtggaaactgcacacacatgcataactcatgaattacattactataaccttgactaatatataagggaaaccgaatacgcacaagacagtaacactcacctgaagttgtaaggaaagagtattatatctttgttttgatttattacgaacgatcgtagcaagttggcctcggtaggtgcggcatgaagtttaacctgagttgcatctatgagatatgtgttaatgcacccaatatcaccgacttgtcttttcttcaattcggcaaTCTTCAATCTgtataatatagtgaggatgattataaatacatgcaatgaaagagctaagctatatagagaaacttaatgacagaagtagtactacttacagacagtagcaggcgactgttgttttatcgagggccaattgattgaaaaactgatagaactcctcaaatggaacatgcaacagatcaattccaacgaggtcatgctcctttttaactttcacatacaaagtactcctccccccagagtctctgcagattttcaagtaccaatcatgcaatcttcgcatcatcgttgatagagatctttcatctttgacgagaggctttccgtactcgtatctttgtatctgcacgtccatgggttcataatgtacttcgtcgggcaggtaatctgcaagattgctataaccgggtaccatcctcggatcattagcgacgttgtggctaggcaccttgagcggggggcacgattgcttcgcttgttcgccgagctgggcaatttgtttcctagctcatcgttctttcagcctttgatcactgataGTACTTCTCGACCgttccgcttcggcaaattcctttccaataatgcggtcatagtttcctttcggcggatcagacttcggtggttttgtcagggcagccagagtgcgcttcactttcacccgatctaccttctcctccggaggtggatgtttctttgctttcaccccttcaaagaagttcctcacttcttctcgcgcgatctcggcgttctcctccagggtcctctcatatggtaacttctccggagtcttcagagaagcaccgaatctgtatgtcctcccgcctctggttgtactgctagacgccgaccgagcagacgtagcggttgtcttctttactttcttaagaggcggaggagaaggactacgacgcgccggagcacagctggagcggcggcaggtctcttccgcccttgctgacgaggtggagaaggaggaggctggctgctcgggcgcgtcggcgcaggcgaagaaggaggcggagtgccgccacgcgccagagaaggagccggtcgagggccctgatcgtcactcgccggaggaggaggcggtggaggcggagtgccctgactcgccggaggaggaggaggagacggtggcgtccagttcggaaggttgatgagatccttccgccataggcatggagtcttcagagcagaccccagccgagtctccccttcactggtagggtggtcaagctggaggtcctcaaatccctccgttatctcatccaccatcaccctagcatatccttttggaatcggccggcagtgaaaagttgcgccgggttcagtacgataaacagagccaatagccgccttgaccttcaaattcatccattgcgtcataaggtggcaattttgagactccgttatagcatccacgggatagctggcaggagctgtcaaggcatgctccggctgaagcagctcggtggaagccacgctgcttctgcgctgagatggcggtgtagcttcgggggaggcttcggcagtacgtttgctgcgatttgcttctcgttcctctatcgcgtctacccttacttgcagcgcctgcatttgggtctgctgcacttttttcctcctctcatgggatttgtaaccgcttgcgtccggaaacccaaccttccacggaatggagcctggcgtgtctcgtgtccgtccagggtgcacAGGATTCCCGAGGgacattgtgagctcgtcgttctctctgtctggaaagaatgTCCCTTCCTGCGATGCTTCGATATACtacttaagcttactgactggtatgtccatttgatcgttcgtccaaatgcacttccctgttacagggtccagggttccgccagccccgaagaaccaagtccggcaatggtctggccagttaattgtctctggttcgatccctttatgaaccagatcattctcagtcttggaccacttaggccgggctacgaggtagccacctgaccctgtgcgatggtgaagcttcttcttcgcagcattttgcttgtttgtcgccgacatcttctgactcttttccgatgtcttgtgggccacaaatgcgggccagtgatctctgatcttctcatatctgcccttgaattctggtgtctcattatttttgacaaacttattcagctctttcttccacctcctgaatagttctgccatcctcttcagagcaaaagacttgattaatttctctttaactgggttctctggattatcctcaggcggtagggtgaaatttgacttcagctcagtccaaagatcatttttctgcatatcattgacataagagacctcagggtcttctgtagtcggcttaaaccattgctggatgcttatcgggatcttgtccctaaccagaaccccgcactgagcaacaaatgcgctctttgtccggaggggttcaataggttagccgtcgggcgcgattgctatgatctcaaacttttcatccgagctcaactttttcttcgggcctcgtctctttaccgaagttgtgctcgatccggagggctagaaaaaagaacaaagacttaattaatatgtgtacataccaaaataatgaatgcatcaatcagctagtcagcataggcttaactaatatatatacctggccggactcggttcggtcaccggagccgtcatcacggtctccttcttgcactggcattgggtcaccggagccgtcctcatgttcttcttcttgcaccggcattaggtcaccgtagccagcttgttcaccctctccttccagaccatcggtttcgttgagaaacaacgagatggcatcacttccttctgcgattatgtccctcaacaacgcttcttttgttgcttcgtctagggcagtgtccatagtttctacaaatatttacaacatggcaattattattcaaacatgacagatggatatattagtgccaaacgtagaactagctacctaatcatagtaagctattgggagggggtatatatcgacaacgatgacactacatctatgtccctcgacaacactcgttcccgataaaaaaaagaggaagaagaagaaaaaaaagaggagaagaaccctcgaaccctcgacgaaatgcatatatgaaaaaaaacatcatcatatcatcaacagaaaaaaacatcatcatatcatcaacagaaaaaaaacatcatcatatcatcaacatcATCAACCTAAAGGGCCGGCGCCGGCGCGGGGCGATGAcggggcggggcggcgacgggctcggggcggcgacgggatcggggcggcgacggggcggggcgacggcggcaggctcggggcggcgacgacgggctcggggcgacggcgcggggcgacgacgtacgggctcggggcggggcggggcgacggcggggcggggcgacggcggcgggcgcggggcgacgacgggctcggggcggcgacgacgacgacgaacggccTGGGGGCGTCGGGGCGAATGGGAGGCGACTGGCCAAAATTCCACAAGTGTTGGCTTATATAGCCAGagcaatggtcccggttcgtgctatgacccgggactaatgctccctttagtcccggttggtgcgacgaaccgggaccaaaggccaattttcagcagccgaaagggcgggaagcgaaggccattggtcccggttggtggcaccaaccgggaccaatggctttgtgctgccccgcgcccaaaagtttagtcccacatcgctagctgaagggtgccggcactggtttataagcgctggtgtgcctccccattcgagctcctctctaatgcaggctttcgggcctaaacttgctactgcctgtgggcctattgggccttctgcgggcctgaatcctggcccatgtagggtttctagtcgtattcaggccgtggaggcccagtaggaggcattttttttggtttttcttttttatttctacatttttttggttttttatttttttatttctacttacaactaaatacttacagttttttagtgatttctttttgcttttaggtcacaaaaattataaactttctgttagtgccattagttttaaattttgaatagtttaaatttgaatttttaaaagtttgtgtgaatcactagtttatgaataactttactataaaaatagaattttttttctatttattttttatttctacttacaactaaatacttacagttttttagtgatttctttttgcttttaggttcttcgtcacgtgcgtcacgtcgattgaggagcggacctctaggtctttccagtagggtaggtcccaaaatatagatttcttcttccacatgggtgcgtgtccctcagcgtcatttggaacagctagtccaccgggaccctttccaaagattacgtagtgtaaatcattgaccatagcaagcacgtgatcaccagtgcgcatggcgggcttcttccggtgatctgcctcgcctttgaaatgcttgcctttctttcgacattgatggttggtcggaagaaatcaacgatggcccaggtacacattcttcctgcatttgtccaggtatatactttcagtgtcagctaaacagtgcatgcatgcgtggtatcctttgtttgtctgtcctgaaaggttactgagagcgggccaatcgttgatggtcatgaacagcaacgccttaaggttaaattcctcctgtctgtgctcatcccacgtacgtacaccgtttccattccacagctgtaaaagttattcaactaatggccttaggtacacatcaatttcgttgccgggttgcttagggccttggatgagaactggcatcataatgaacttccgcttcatgcacatccaaggaggaaggttatacatacatagagtcacgggccaggtgctgtgattgctgctctgctccccgaaaggattaatgctatccgcgcttaaagcaaaccatacattccttgggtcctttgcaaactcatcccagtactttctctcgatttttctccactgcgacccgtcagcgggtgctctcaaattcccatctttctttcggttctcaccgtgccatcgcatcaacttggcatgctcttcgtttctgaagagacgtttcaaccgtggtattataggagcataccacatcaccttcgcaggaaccctcttcctgaggggctcgccgtcaacatcaccagggtcatctcgtctgatcttataccgcaacgcaccgcataccgggcatgcgttcagatccttgtatgcaccgtggtagaggatgcagtcattagggcatgcatgtatcttctccacctccaatcctagagggcatacgaccttctttgctgcgtatatactgtcgggcaattcgttatcctttggaagcttcttcttcaatattttcagtagcttctcaaatcctttgtcagccacagcattctctgccttccactgcagcaattctagtacggtaccgagctttgtgttgccatcttcgcaattggggtataacccttttttgtgatcctataacatgcgatcgaacttcagcttctccttttgactaatgcattgcgtccttgcatcgacaatggcccggcggagatcatcatcatcgggcatatcgtctggttcctcttgatcttcagcagcttcacccgtggcagcatcattgggcacatcgtctagttcctcttgatcttcaccagctccccccgttgcagcatcaccgtattcagggggcacatagttgtcatcgtactcttcttcttcaaagatggtaactgggacagcaagtacaggtcatcttcaatagaggtgtcatgcatggtacatgtctgcaaccagctggcgaaa contains:
- the LOC125534774 gene encoding beta-glucosidase 16-like, which encodes MAMLAALAILVLVPSARGLNRAEFPPGFLFGVATSAYQIEGAYLEDGKGLSNWDFFTHTRCSSSRASRRLRSGPLGLSTSPLPSSAQQTEALAAPSLHHAFPFT